A part of Desulfobacter sp. genomic DNA contains:
- a CDS encoding ABC transporter permease subunit (The N-terminal region of this protein, as described by TIGR01726, is a three transmembrane segment that identifies a subfamily of ABC transporter permease subunits, which specificities that include histidine, arginine, glutamine, glutamate, L-cystine (sic), the opines (in Agrobacterium) octopine and nopaline, etc.), with protein sequence MDRTIPQGRLRVIDLYGYGGALAAGTAGTIKIMMMSLAVGLVSGMAGAGAKLSGVRLLAWFTDAWTIVIRGVPELILVLFVYFGGSTLISGLAGLMGYEVYVDINPLAAAVFTLGLVYGAYATDVFRVSILAVAKGELEAARAIGMGRAKVFFRILFPQIWRYALPGLGNLFMILQKDTALVSVIGMNELMRNAAQAVANTRKPFTFYITAALIYLGITTITTVVLHFLEQRANRGVATVS encoded by the coding sequence ATGGACCGCACCATCCCACAAGGGAGGTTGCGCGTGATTGATCTTTACGGATACGGCGGTGCACTGGCAGCCGGCACCGCAGGCACCATAAAAATAATGATGATGTCCCTGGCCGTGGGCCTGGTGTCCGGTATGGCCGGAGCCGGGGCCAAACTTTCCGGCGTCAGGCTCCTTGCCTGGTTCACCGATGCCTGGACCATTGTCATCCGGGGGGTGCCCGAACTGATTCTCGTCCTTTTTGTCTATTTCGGCGGTTCCACCCTCATCAGCGGGCTCGCCGGCCTGATGGGATATGAGGTCTATGTTGACATCAATCCCCTGGCCGCAGCGGTCTTTACTTTGGGCCTGGTTTACGGGGCCTATGCCACCGATGTTTTCAGGGTTTCCATTCTGGCTGTGGCCAAGGGGGAGCTGGAGGCGGCCCGGGCCATCGGCATGGGCCGGGCCAAGGTTTTTTTCAGGATCCTATTTCCCCAGATCTGGCGGTATGCCCTGCCGGGCCTGGGGAACCTGTTTATGATCCTGCAAAAGGATACGGCCCTGGTATCGGTGATCGGGATGAATGAACTCATGCGCAATGCGGCCCAGGCCGTGGCCAATACCCGCAAACCCTTCACCTTCTACATCACTGCCGCCCTGATCTACCTGGGCATAACCACAATCACCACCGTGGTGCTCCATTTCCTGGAACAGCGGGCCAACCGCGGTGTGGCAACGGTGTCATAA
- the arfB gene encoding aminoacyl-tRNA hydrolase, with translation MLRISNTVSIPESQITIQSIRAQGPGGQNVNKVSSAVHIRFDITASDLPRVYKAKLMALNDRRITRDGVIVIKAQNHRTREKNKAEGLARLAVLIRESVKEPRKRKPTCPTRASKKRRLESKARHSKTKALRQKIKF, from the coding sequence ATGTTGAGAATTTCAAATACGGTATCCATTCCAGAAAGCCAGATCACCATCCAGTCCATCAGGGCTCAGGGGCCCGGGGGGCAGAATGTGAACAAGGTCTCCTCCGCCGTTCATATCCGTTTTGATATCACGGCCTCGGATTTGCCCCGGGTCTATAAAGCCAAGCTCATGGCCCTCAATGACCGGCGCATTACCCGGGACGGGGTGATTGTGATCAAGGCCCAGAATCACCGCACCCGGGAGAAAAACAAAGCCGAGGGGCTGGCCCGCCTTGCCGTTCTGATCCGGGAATCGGTGAAGGAACCGCGAAAACGCAAACCGACCTGCCCCACCCGGGCCTCGAAGAAACGGCGCCTGGAGTCCAAGGCCAGACATTCAAAGACAAAGGCCTTAAGACAGAAAATAAAATTTTAA
- a CDS encoding GNAT family N-acetyltransferase yields MKDNWQLRRFRELTTKELYDLLRLRTDIFVVEQNCPYPELDGKDEHGETRHLWHYVPDRIMTAYLRILPPGLSYDGVSFGRVAVHKEFRGGGLAHRLVDKAVEIAGLTWPGMKIEIGAQEYLTSFYKSHGFRVVSTPYIEDGIPHIDMALNPS; encoded by the coding sequence ATGAAAGACAACTGGCAGCTGAGGCGTTTCAGAGAGCTTACAACAAAGGAACTTTACGATCTGCTGCGGTTGCGCACAGACATTTTTGTGGTGGAGCAGAATTGCCCCTATCCGGAACTGGACGGCAAGGACGAGCATGGGGAGACCCGTCATCTATGGCATTATGTGCCGGACCGGATCATGACCGCCTATCTGAGAATACTGCCGCCGGGGCTTTCCTACGACGGGGTCAGTTTCGGCAGGGTGGCGGTGCATAAAGAATTCCGGGGCGGAGGTTTGGCCCACAGACTGGTGGATAAGGCGGTTGAAATTGCCGGCCTCACCTGGCCCGGAATGAAGATCGAAATCGGGGCCCAGGAGTACCTGACTTCCTTTTATAAATCCCATGGATTTCGCGTGGTTTCCACCCCCTATATAGAGGACGGCATCCCCCACATTGACATGGCTCTGAACCCGTCTTAG
- a CDS encoding amino acid ABC transporter ATP-binding protein, translated as MNHSDYAISVDNLHKSFGPLEVLKGINFAAKKGEVICLLGSSGSGKSTLLRSINLLEIPQQGDVYIAGELIRMQGEGDKRRAGDKAQINRIRAKLGMVFQNFNLWTHMTILQNVMEGQVQVLGRTKVEARDTALKYLVKVGVADKADAYPSQLSGGQQQRVAIARALAMDPALLLFDEPTSALDPELVQEVLQVMRALAAEGRTMLIVTHEMEFAREVSSRIVFLDAGEITEDGPPETVFTHPATDRFRQFITMNPSALN; from the coding sequence ATGAACCACAGCGACTATGCCATATCCGTTGACAACCTGCACAAAAGCTTCGGCCCCCTTGAGGTGCTCAAGGGCATCAATTTTGCGGCTAAAAAAGGGGAAGTCATCTGCCTGCTGGGCAGTTCCGGCTCGGGGAAAAGCACCCTGCTGCGGAGCATCAACCTCTTGGAGATCCCCCAGCAGGGGGATGTATATATCGCCGGGGAGCTTATCCGCATGCAGGGGGAAGGCGACAAGCGCCGGGCCGGGGACAAGGCCCAGATCAACCGGATCCGGGCCAAGCTGGGCATGGTATTTCAGAATTTCAACCTCTGGACCCATATGACCATTCTCCAGAATGTCATGGAAGGGCAGGTCCAGGTGCTGGGCCGGACAAAGGTCGAGGCCAGGGACACCGCCCTCAAATACCTGGTAAAGGTGGGGGTGGCCGACAAGGCCGATGCCTATCCCAGCCAGCTTTCCGGCGGCCAGCAGCAGCGGGTGGCCATCGCCCGGGCCCTGGCCATGGACCCGGCGCTGCTCCTCTTTGACGAGCCCACTTCGGCCCTGGACCCGGAGCTCGTCCAGGAGGTGCTCCAGGTCATGCGGGCCCTGGCCGCAGAAGGCCGGACCATGCTTATCGTCACCCATGAGATGGAATTTGCACGGGAGGTTTCATCAAGAATTGTTTTTCTGGACGCAGGAGAAATAACCGAAGACGGCCCGCCGGAAACGGTTTTCACCCATCCCGCCACAGACCGTTTCCGGCAGTTCATCACCATGAACCCCTCAGCACTGAACTAA
- a CDS encoding phosphatidylserine decarboxylase, with translation MEHQYIHRATRAVCTESLKGDPIVNAIYSSVRENAGILFNMLVSPRMTALVGAVSYDLPFRRPPRDPAVFLADYGIDLTESAQGIDSLDTYRKIFERQIRYWELRPMPKAASAVVAPADARLLSGSFARDRALFIKDKFFEFTELLGADKPQWLDAFREGDFSVSRLTPDKYHYNHTPVAGRVADIYEIDGCFHSCNPGAVVRAVSPYSKNRRVVTIIDTDVPGGTGVGLVAMVEVVAMMIGRIVQCYSRNRYEAPEDVVPGLFLEKGCPKSLFRPGSSTTILVFQKNRVGVSRDLVENQQRTDARSRFSMGFGRPLVETEVMVREVIATGTAGGQPAGLPAGAERDRTVPEVF, from the coding sequence ATGGAACATCAATACATTCACCGCGCCACCAGGGCGGTCTGCACCGAATCCCTGAAAGGGGACCCCATTGTGAATGCCATCTATTCGTCAGTCCGGGAAAATGCCGGAATTCTTTTCAACATGCTGGTCTCCCCGAGAATGACCGCCTTGGTGGGCGCCGTTTCCTACGATCTGCCCTTCAGGCGTCCCCCCAGGGACCCGGCTGTATTCCTGGCGGACTACGGCATTGATTTGACCGAATCTGCCCAGGGGATTGACAGCCTGGATACCTACCGCAAGATTTTTGAGCGCCAGATCCGGTACTGGGAATTGCGGCCCATGCCAAAGGCGGCCTCGGCCGTGGTGGCCCCGGCCGATGCACGGCTGCTCTCCGGCTCCTTTGCCAGGGACCGCGCCCTGTTCATCAAGGATAAATTTTTTGAGTTTACCGAACTGCTGGGGGCGGATAAACCCCAATGGCTGGACGCCTTCAGGGAAGGGGATTTCTCGGTTTCCAGACTCACTCCGGATAAGTACCACTACAACCATACCCCGGTGGCGGGGCGGGTGGCGGATATCTATGAAATCGACGGCTGTTTCCATTCCTGCAATCCCGGTGCCGTGGTCCGTGCCGTGAGTCCCTATTCCAAAAACCGGCGGGTGGTCACCATTATTGACACCGATGTTCCCGGGGGAACCGGGGTGGGGCTGGTGGCCATGGTGGAGGTGGTGGCCATGATGATCGGCCGCATCGTCCAGTGTTACAGCCGTAACCGGTATGAGGCGCCTGAGGATGTGGTGCCTGGACTGTTTTTGGAAAAAGGATGCCCCAAAAGCCTTTTCCGGCCGGGCTCTTCCACCACCATTTTGGTTTTTCAGAAAAATAGGGTGGGGGTTTCCCGGGACCTGGTTGAAAACCAGCAGCGGACAGATGCCCGCAGCCGTTTTTCCATGGGATTCGGCCGTCCCCTGGTGGAAACAGAAGTCATGGTCCGTGAGGTCATCGCCACCGGTACGGCAGGAGGTCAGCCAGCAGGGCTGCCTGCCGGGGCGGAGCGGGACAGGACGGTACCGGAAGTATTTTAA
- a CDS encoding alpha/beta hydrolase, whose translation MYTQIAGISVFHESLGQGLPLVCLHGYGVDHRSIRSGMESVLADVPGLERIYFDLPGMGQSQTHPDILSSDDMLEMVLRFIDRCLGPDRAFAIAGYSYGGYLARGVLAQMPGRVKGMMLLCPVIRFRRSARTLPPFKCCERDPGFIEALPPEALTAMEGFITVQIQAVWEQYLTHIHPSLDLADQRLMRRIRDTEFSRDPDRGSAYDGPALMLLGRHDVSVGYEDALRLSSRFTDGDVVVAGRAGHLLHMEQPGLFRFHVRTWARRLLNH comes from the coding sequence ATGTATACACAAATCGCCGGTATTTCCGTCTTTCACGAATCCCTGGGGCAGGGTCTCCCCCTGGTCTGCCTCCATGGTTACGGTGTGGATCACCGGTCCATAAGGTCCGGAATGGAGTCGGTACTGGCGGATGTCCCCGGACTGGAGCGGATTTATTTCGACCTGCCCGGCATGGGGCAGTCCCAGACCCATCCCGACATCCTCAGTTCCGATGATATGCTTGAAATGGTCCTCAGGTTCATCGACCGCTGCCTGGGGCCAGACAGGGCCTTTGCCATTGCCGGGTATTCCTACGGCGGTTATCTTGCCAGGGGAGTGCTCGCCCAGATGCCCGGGCGGGTAAAGGGGATGATGCTGCTATGCCCCGTGATCCGGTTCCGCCGGTCCGCCCGGACCCTGCCGCCGTTCAAATGCTGTGAGCGGGATCCCGGGTTTATAGAGGCCCTCCCCCCTGAGGCGCTGACCGCCATGGAGGGGTTCATCACCGTACAGATCCAGGCGGTCTGGGAGCAGTATCTCACCCATATCCATCCCTCCCTGGATTTAGCGGATCAACGGCTGATGCGCCGGATCAGGGATACGGAGTTTTCCCGGGATCCTGACCGGGGATCGGCCTACGACGGTCCTGCTCTCATGCTTCTGGGCCGCCATGATGTCTCTGTGGGGTATGAGGATGCGCTTCGCCTGTCTTCCCGGTTTACCGACGGGGATGTGGTGGTGGCGGGCCGTGCCGGGCACCTGCTTCATATGGAACAGCCCGGGCTTTTCCGCTTCCATGTCCGTACCTGGGCCCGGCGGCTCCTGAATCATTGA
- a CDS encoding transporter substrate-binding domain-containing protein, with amino-acid sequence MKKIVAYLMFVLLMTAGSAMSMDKVKIANETATPPFNFVDGNGKIQGFDVEIAAALCDVMGVEKVDVIQDWDGMIPGLLSKKFDAIISDMSITEKRKRVVNFSSSYYDETGLFIGRTADNFNFSAAGLKGKKIGVQRATTWANYIKGVYGKSVEIKYYDTPAGQVLDLKSGRIDLVLASDIFVNKTLADPENKGLKQMGTPVTDRKYIGEGVGIAIRKEDRALLESFNKALAEIKANGTYDKIYTKWFK; translated from the coding sequence ATGAAAAAGATTGTTGCTTATCTGATGTTCGTACTGTTGATGACCGCAGGTTCCGCCATGTCCATGGACAAGGTGAAAATTGCCAATGAAACCGCCACCCCGCCCTTTAATTTCGTGGACGGGAACGGGAAGATACAGGGCTTTGACGTGGAGATCGCCGCGGCCCTGTGCGATGTCATGGGTGTTGAAAAAGTAGATGTCATCCAGGACTGGGACGGGATGATCCCAGGCCTTTTATCCAAAAAATTCGATGCCATCATCTCGGATATGTCCATCACGGAAAAACGCAAACGGGTGGTCAATTTTTCCAGCTCCTACTACGATGAAACCGGCCTGTTCATCGGCCGGACAGCAGATAATTTCAACTTCAGTGCCGCAGGCCTCAAAGGAAAGAAAATCGGGGTACAGCGGGCCACCACCTGGGCCAACTACATCAAAGGGGTTTACGGAAAATCCGTGGAGATCAAGTATTACGACACCCCGGCCGGCCAGGTGCTGGACCTTAAATCCGGGCGGATCGACCTGGTGCTGGCCTCGGACATTTTCGTAAACAAGACCCTGGCCGATCCCGAAAACAAAGGCCTCAAACAGATGGGCACCCCGGTCACCGACCGCAAATACATCGGTGAGGGGGTTGGCATTGCCATCCGCAAAGAAGACAGAGCACTTCTCGAATCCTTCAATAAGGCCCTGGCCGAAATCAAGGCCAACGGCACCTACGATAAAATTTACACCAAATGGTTTAAATAA
- a CDS encoding ABC transporter permease, whose protein sequence is MDIELIKECLPQLIDGTLLTLKLVAVTMVAGIILAVPLALMRNAKSKLLSLTAYGYIYFFRGTPLLVQLFIIYYGFSQFEWIRASFLWTFLGDSYWCSVIAFTLNTAAYAGEIIRGAILSVQKGQIEAAVSVGMSRFKIYRRIIGPQASLIALPGYSNELVLMMKGTSLASTVALLEITGITRNLIAETFMPIELFFIAGCIYMILSTVFIFILSLAEKRMSRFRTPARSAA, encoded by the coding sequence ATGGATATTGAACTGATCAAAGAATGCCTGCCCCAGCTCATTGACGGCACCCTTTTGACCCTGAAGCTGGTGGCGGTGACCATGGTGGCCGGCATCATACTGGCCGTTCCCCTGGCCCTGATGCGAAATGCAAAATCAAAACTCTTAAGCCTGACGGCCTACGGATATATTTATTTTTTCAGGGGGACCCCGCTCCTGGTCCAGCTGTTTATCATCTATTACGGGTTTTCCCAGTTTGAATGGATCCGGGCATCGTTTCTCTGGACCTTTCTGGGGGACAGCTATTGGTGCTCGGTCATCGCCTTTACCCTGAACACAGCCGCCTATGCCGGAGAAATCATCCGGGGGGCCATCCTTTCGGTGCAAAAGGGACAGATTGAAGCGGCGGTTTCCGTCGGCATGTCCAGATTCAAGATATACAGGCGGATCATCGGCCCCCAGGCGTCCCTCATCGCCCTGCCCGGGTATTCCAACGAACTGGTGCTCATGATGAAGGGAACATCCCTGGCCTCCACCGTGGCTTTGCTGGAGATCACAGGCATCACCCGGAACCTTATTGCAGAGACCTTTATGCCCATTGAGCTCTTCTTTATCGCCGGGTGCATCTACATGATCCTGTCCACGGTGTTTATCTTTATTCTTTCCCTGGCGGAAAAGCGGATGAGCCGGTTCAGGACCCCGGCGCGGTCGGCAGCCTGA
- a CDS encoding NADH-dependent flavin oxidoreductase produces the protein MTDSLFSEYTINEFTFKNRIGVAPMTRMSAAGDSIPRQDVLDFLVTRAKNGAGLVYTEAIVTDYESAQGYPGQSRILNQDQVDAWKKVTSEIRSHGAVSLCQVFHCGRMAYEGVNPANRIIAPSPVAPKQINPMTGNAYDQPKEMTRFDMDHVIAGFVETARGVVEAGFDGIEIHCAHGYLLNQFLSAYSNQRRDDYGGSMENRFRFIHEVIQAVRPEIPFDKLLVVRVSNWGIADMDVSLFKDKDEWQEMIRLFSQEPIDAISVSCYDAAQKAFGTDKTMAALTRDVTQLPIIVCGKVHDRASAETAMADADLVLSGKSMLLNPNWVGDVRDGKPLKLYSSEEAGVAYTDTPLP, from the coding sequence ATGACCGATTCATTGTTCTCTGAATATACCATTAACGAGTTTACCTTTAAAAACCGTATAGGGGTGGCTCCCATGACCCGGATGTCCGCCGCAGGGGACAGCATCCCCCGCCAGGATGTTCTGGATTTTCTGGTGACCCGGGCGAAAAACGGGGCCGGCCTGGTCTATACCGAAGCCATTGTCACGGACTATGAAAGCGCGCAGGGCTACCCGGGCCAGTCCAGGATCCTCAACCAGGACCAGGTGGATGCCTGGAAAAAGGTCACCTCAGAGATCCGCAGCCACGGGGCGGTGTCCCTTTGCCAGGTCTTCCACTGCGGCCGCATGGCCTATGAAGGGGTGAACCCGGCCAACCGGATCATCGCCCCCAGCCCGGTCGCCCCAAAGCAAATCAATCCCATGACCGGCAATGCCTATGACCAGCCTAAGGAAATGACCCGTTTCGACATGGACCATGTGATCGCCGGCTTTGTGGAAACGGCCCGGGGCGTTGTTGAAGCGGGATTCGACGGCATAGAAATCCATTGCGCCCACGGTTACCTGCTCAACCAGTTCCTCTCCGCCTATTCCAACCAGCGCAGGGACGACTACGGGGGCAGCATGGAGAACCGCTTCCGTTTCATCCACGAAGTGATCCAGGCGGTTCGGCCGGAAATCCCCTTTGATAAGCTGCTGGTGGTCCGGGTTTCCAACTGGGGCATTGCCGACATGGATGTCTCCCTGTTCAAGGACAAGGATGAATGGCAGGAAATGATCCGGCTTTTCTCCCAGGAGCCCATCGACGCCATATCCGTCTCCTGCTACGACGCCGCGCAAAAGGCGTTCGGCACCGACAAAACCATGGCGGCTTTGACCCGGGACGTGACGCAACTGCCCATAATTGTCTGCGGCAAGGTCCACGACAGGGCCTCGGCAGAGACTGCCATGGCCGATGCCGACCTGGTACTTTCCGGCAAATCCATGCTGTTGAACCCCAATTGGGTGGGCGATGTGCGGGACGGCAAGCCACTCAAACTCTATTCCTCCGAAGAGGCCGGTGTGGCCTATACCGATACCCCTCTTCCTTAA
- the tesB gene encoding acyl-CoA thioesterase II codes for MNVCVEGNVLEELLGLLSLEKIEENIFRGQSQDLGYGNVFGGQVLGQALSAASRTVDNQLAAHSIHGYFMRAGDAALPIVYSVDPIRDGRTFSTRRVKAVQKGRAIFSMSVSFHKGEAGYSHQDPMPDVPGPEGLESELAMARRLAKHIPKKILEKLLCDKPIEIRVANPVNPFDPKPMPPNKYVWFRAIGKLPDDPAVHRYMLAYASDFHLVSTALYPHAKTFWSPDMQVASLDHAIWFHRDFRMDDWLLHATRSPCADNGRGLNFGAVYTREGKLVASVAQEGLLRRLD; via the coding sequence ATGAATGTCTGCGTCGAAGGGAATGTACTGGAAGAGCTGCTGGGACTGCTGAGCCTGGAAAAAATCGAAGAAAACATCTTCAGGGGCCAAAGCCAGGACCTGGGCTACGGCAATGTTTTCGGGGGCCAGGTCCTGGGCCAGGCCCTGTCTGCGGCCTCCCGGACGGTTGACAATCAGCTTGCCGCCCACAGCATCCACGGTTATTTCATGCGGGCCGGTGATGCCGCCCTGCCCATTGTCTATTCAGTGGATCCCATCCGGGACGGCCGGACCTTTTCCACCCGGCGGGTCAAGGCCGTGCAAAAGGGACGGGCCATTTTTTCCATGTCCGTTTCATTTCACAAAGGCGAAGCCGGATACTCCCACCAGGACCCCATGCCCGATGTCCCCGGCCCCGAAGGCCTGGAGTCTGAACTTGCAATGGCCCGCCGCCTGGCCAAGCATATCCCTAAAAAAATCCTGGAAAAACTGCTCTGCGACAAACCCATTGAAATCCGTGTGGCCAACCCGGTAAACCCCTTTGACCCCAAACCCATGCCCCCCAACAAATACGTCTGGTTCAGGGCCATCGGAAAGCTCCCGGACGATCCAGCCGTCCACCGGTATATGCTGGCTTATGCCTCGGATTTCCACCTGGTGTCCACCGCCCTTTACCCCCATGCCAAAACCTTCTGGTCTCCGGACATGCAGGTGGCCAGCCTGGACCACGCCATCTGGTTCCACCGGGACTTCCGCATGGACGACTGGCTGCTGCACGCCACCCGCAGCCCCTGCGCCGACAATGGCCGGGGACTTAACTTCGGCGCCGTGTATACCCGTGAGGGCAAACTGGTGGCGTCCGTGGCCCAGGAGGGGCTGCTTCGGCGTTTAGACTAA
- a CDS encoding DUF3786 domain-containing protein codes for MSLVSPVFEQHYKEYLRQVGGMDFKALAPLTGGRVVAGPEGQEIEIQYFNRPCRISASGIVDGDGRKAEYDTCAILCRYLIMARDRSAEGPGPREKKDWTGFRDLKDSGPLTVYFRDNVEMVISQALAGRLPLGPEAFRSLNAAVPGISLNYDLALEINALPKMPMLVLANGAEEGFPATCSVLFRPDVERILDAECIAMVGYRLARLIRSQLI; via the coding sequence ATGTCTTTGGTTTCCCCGGTATTTGAGCAGCATTATAAGGAATATCTCCGGCAGGTGGGCGGAATGGATTTTAAGGCCCTGGCTCCCCTGACCGGCGGCCGGGTGGTTGCCGGGCCGGAAGGTCAGGAAATTGAAATTCAGTATTTTAACCGGCCCTGCCGCATATCTGCATCAGGCATTGTTGACGGGGACGGCCGGAAAGCGGAATACGATACCTGCGCCATTCTCTGCCGGTACCTGATCATGGCCCGGGACCGGTCCGCCGAAGGCCCCGGGCCCCGAGAAAAAAAGGATTGGACCGGATTCAGGGACCTTAAGGATTCCGGCCCCCTCACCGTTTATTTCAGGGACAATGTGGAAATGGTGATTTCCCAGGCGCTGGCCGGCCGCCTGCCACTCGGGCCGGAAGCGTTCCGGTCCCTCAATGCCGCTGTGCCCGGCATCTCCCTGAACTACGATCTGGCCCTGGAAATCAATGCCCTGCCAAAAATGCCCATGCTGGTACTGGCCAATGGTGCCGAAGAGGGGTTTCCCGCCACCTGTTCGGTCCTCTTCCGGCCGGATGTGGAAAGAATTCTGGATGCAGAGTGCATCGCCATGGTCGGTTACCGGCTGGCCCGGCTCATCCGCAGCCAGCTTATCTGA
- a CDS encoding prolipoprotein diacylglyceryl transferase, giving the protein MDIPSSNLCFVSSLGLAVSIVLGWGFRTLPRERWQMVAALPMEKCGRGQWTGLNLTWYGLLSANAYTLGVVMAVVLAAAAGIPMQILLLITVLLLAVTIPASKIIARIVEKKTGTFTVGGAVFAGAVTAPWIIGLVNYFLGPVVEFHVPVAVMMACISIGYTFGESLGRLACLSFGCCYGKPLCQCSPMVQKLFSKFNVVFTGATKKVAYAAHMEGKKMIPIQIITAVLYALSGLAGTWLFLEGMAGAALIETMVVTQVWRVVSEFFRADYRGDRKFSIYQIMALVAVGYIGLMLVFSPVSVTAAVDVRTGITALWTPWMILFAQGVWMVSFLHCGRSSVTGSRIAFHVVEDNI; this is encoded by the coding sequence ATGGATATTCCGTCATCAAATTTATGTTTTGTTTCAAGCCTGGGCCTGGCCGTCTCAATTGTACTGGGATGGGGGTTTCGGACCCTCCCCAGGGAACGGTGGCAGATGGTGGCGGCCCTGCCCATGGAAAAATGCGGCCGCGGCCAGTGGACGGGGCTGAACCTGACCTGGTACGGCCTGCTCTCTGCAAACGCCTATACCCTGGGCGTGGTTATGGCCGTTGTCCTGGCGGCCGCCGCCGGGATTCCCATGCAGATTCTGCTGCTCATCACCGTGCTTCTTCTGGCCGTAACCATACCGGCTTCAAAAATCATCGCCAGGATCGTGGAAAAAAAGACCGGCACCTTCACCGTGGGCGGCGCCGTATTTGCCGGTGCGGTAACGGCTCCCTGGATCATCGGCCTGGTGAATTATTTTCTGGGGCCGGTGGTGGAATTCCATGTGCCTGTAGCCGTGATGATGGCCTGCATCAGCATCGGGTATACATTCGGCGAATCCCTGGGACGGCTGGCATGCCTCAGTTTCGGCTGCTGCTACGGCAAGCCCCTTTGTCAGTGTTCCCCAATGGTGCAGAAACTCTTTTCAAAGTTCAATGTGGTATTCACCGGTGCCACTAAAAAGGTTGCCTATGCCGCCCATATGGAGGGGAAAAAAATGATCCCCATCCAGATCATTACTGCCGTCCTCTATGCCCTGTCCGGCCTGGCCGGGACCTGGCTTTTTCTGGAGGGCATGGCAGGCGCTGCGCTTATCGAAACCATGGTGGTCACCCAGGTCTGGCGGGTGGTCTCCGAGTTCTTCAGGGCCGACTACCGGGGCGACCGCAAGTTTTCCATTTACCAGATCATGGCCCTGGTTGCCGTGGGATATATCGGCCTGATGCTGGTCTTTTCACCGGTGTCGGTTACGGCGGCGGTGGATGTGCGCACGGGCATCACGGCCCTGTGGACCCCCTGGATGATCCTTTTTGCCCAGGGGGTCTGGATGGTCTCCTTCCTTCACTGCGGCAGAAGTTCCGTCACCGGCTCCAGGATCGCCTTCCATGTGGTTGAGGATAATATATAG